GGTTGGAACAGGTTACTTCGATGATGTAACACAAGTTATTTCAGGTGGTACATCCTCAACGACAGCAATGACAGGGTCAACTGAAGAAGCGCAATTTGTTTAATTTAAAACTATAAATCGGATTAATGCTTAATAGTAATAACAGGCGCTTGATGAAAGGGAAGTCGGGTAAAAGGCTTCCCTAAGCGCCAAATATGATTTGAAAAACAAAAACAACTCATAATCCCATGTGGGAAAATAATAAAAAGTGGAGGAGATTAATATGAAAAATACTGAAATGATTAGAATGTCTCAGGAAAAAGAATGTCCGGAATGTGGGGAAAGATATATTGAAAAAATTGAATCTGTTGTTTACGAATGTGAACGTTGCATCGGTAGACATGAAGAGTGACGAACACATACGTCTCTATATCGGACATAAAGATATAGAGACGTTTTCATACGAATAAAATGGGGGAATATTCAATGGAAAACTATGTGCAAGTAAATGACCTAAAAGTTTCTGAAATTCTTTATAATTTTATTAACGATGAAGCATTACCAAATTCCGGTATTGAACAAGCAGATTTTTGGGTGCGTTTTAGTGAAATCATTCATGAATTAACGCCAGAAAATAAACAACTATTGTTAGCGCGTGAAACATTCCAAAAGCAAATAAATAATTGGCATAAAAATAATCAAGGCACAATTGAGTTAAAGCAATATAAAGACTTTCTGGAGGAGATTGGCTATTTAGAGTCCAAAGTTGAAGACTTTAAAGTTTCTACTAGCAATGTTGATCATGAAATTGCTCATCAGGCAGGGCCACAACTTGTCGTACCAGTCAACAACGCCCGTTATGCTTTGAATGCTGCGAATGCAAGATGGGGCAGTTTATACGATGCACTTTACGGAACGGATGTTATTCCTAGCGATAATGGGCAAGAAACTGGAAAACAATACAATCCGGTTCGTGGGAATGCAGTGATCTCTTATGCGAAGCGTTTTTTGGATAACACAATTCCTTTTAAGGATACAAAGCATCAGCAAATCCAAAATTATCTTATTGAAAATGGTACAGTCTATGCGCACACAGAAGACGGTCAAACAACTTCTTTAGAAGACCCGTCACAATTTAAAGGTTTTCGAGGCCTTTCTACAAATCCAACTGCTCTCTTATTCATCAATAACGGACTTCATCTAGAAATTCAAATCAATCGCAACCATCCCATTGGAAAAACGGATCCAGCAGGTGTAAAAGATGTTTATTTGGAGGCCGCACTATCAACAATTATGGACTGCGAAGATTCAGTAGCAGCCGTAGATGCGGAAGATAAAGTAGAAGTTTATCGAAATTTGCTAGGCTTAATGAAGGGAGATTTAACTTCATCTTTTGAAAAAGACGGCCAAACGATGACAAGATCTTTAAACCCAGACCGTTTATATAGAACACCTTCAGAAGAAAAGTTGGAATTACGTGGCAGGTCACTAATTTTCATCCGAAATGTCGGTCATTTAATGACAAATCCTGCCGTGCTAGATAAACACAACGAAGAAGTTTATGAAGGATTACTGGATGGTGTCATCACATCTCTTTTAGCGCTTCATAATTTAGACGAGGAAAATACATTTAAAAATTCCCAACATGATTCTATCTATATTGTAAAACCTAAAATGCATGGTTCAAAAGAAGCTGCGTTCGCAAATAAACTATTTAACCGTATAGAGGATATGCTTGGTTTGGAACGACATACGATTAAAATAGGACTCATGGACGAAGAACGCCGTACTTCATTAAACTTAAAAGCTTGTATTCGTGAAGTGAAAGAAAGAATTGCATTTATTAATACGGGCTTCCTAGATCGTACCGGTGATGAGATTCATACATCTATGGAAGCTGGCGTTATGATTCGTAAAAATGACATGAAAAAGACAACTTGGTTAAAAGCTTATGAACAGTCGAATGTTGGCGTAGGAATTGATTGTGGTTTACCTGGTCATGCGCAAATTGGAAAAGGCATGTGGGCAATGCCGGATAAAATGGCACAAATGCTAGAAGAGAAAATTAACCACCCACAAGCTGGAGCAAACACCGCTTGGGTTCCTTCTCCAACTGCAGCAACTTTACACGCGTTACATTACCATCAAGTAAATGTTCAGCAAGTTCAGAAGAAAATTACGCATTCTGAAGACATACAAGATGCCATTTTAGAACTTCCTTTAGAGAATAATCCAAATTGGAGCCCGGAAGAAATTCAAGAAGAACTAGATAATAATGCACAAGGTATTTTAGGTTATGTTGTACGTTGGATTGACCAAGGGGTAGGCTGTTCCAAAGTGCCAGATATTAATGATATAGGGCTTATGGAAGACCGTGCAACATTACGAATTTCCAGTCAGCATATTGTGAATTGGTTATACCACGGCATTTGTACAGAAGACCAGGTACGCGAAACGATGAAGCGAATGGCTGTCGTAGTAGATGAGCAAAATAAAGAGGATGCCTTGTATCGCCCAATGGCACCTAACTTTGACGACTCGATTGCCTTCCAAGCAGCTTGCGAATTGGTTTTTGAAGGATTGAATCAACCGAATGGATATACAGAGCCGATTTTACACAAACGTCGACTTGAAGCAAAAGATAAAATTCATTCAGTATTAAACAAGTAAAATTTTACAATATCGCATCATTAAGTGCTAGGCTAGGATAATCTTGCAAAAGATTCTAGACCTAGCCTTTTTCTATTGATAAAGTATTAAGGTGGTCGTATTTAATTTTAGGATAACGAATGATGAAATGGACTTACATATCGCTTAAAATTGATATTCTATTGTTTTAACTGTGTGAAAGGGTGATTGTGAATGAAAAAAATACTAGATGTCCCGCTTAAAAAAATACTTCTTATCATTATCCAAATAGCAGGCTTGTATCTATTAAGTGCATTAGGGGAGTTTATTTCTAATATTTTAAGCTTATCGATACCTGGAAGTATTATTGGTCTACTAATATTATTGATCGGATTATATTTTCGTATCATACCCGAATCATTTATTAAGGAAGGGGCAGGGTTATTATTAGTTATTTTACCACTTTTCTTCATTCCAGCTACTGTTGGGATTGTCCAACACCCTGAATTTCTTTCGATGAAAGGACTTATCCTTATACTTATCGTCATGGTCAGTACCTTCCTAACGATGATTGTCGCGGGACGAATGAGTGAATGGTATGAAAAGAAGAATGTAAGGGGGGAATCCTAGTATGCAAAGCTTATTGACGCCATTTACCGCAATTAGTACGACGGTAGGTTTATTTTTGGTGATGAGGCGAGTATATCGTCGTTATCCATTTGCTTTTTTCCATCCAATGTTAACGACAACGACCCTAATTTGTATAGGGCTAATTATATTCGGCATTCCTTACGCTGATTATATGAAGGGGGGAAAGTGGATTGAACAATTTTTAGGCCCATGTGTGGTTGCACTTGCCTATCCTTTATACAACCAAAGAAAAATTATGATGCAATATAAAAATGCGATTTTACTAGGCATCTCAACCGGCTTAATTACTGCAATGGGGAGCATTATCTTTTTCGCGAAATTGTTTAAAGTTGAAGAAGAAATTATATATACCGTTATTCCTAAGTCAATCACGACACCTGTTGCAATTCAAATCAGTGAGACAATGGGAGGTATTCCCTCTTTAACGGCTATTTTTGTCATGATTGCTGGGTTTAGTGGAATTATTGTAGGTCCCTATGTGATGAAATATACAGGTATTGAAAGTCGACTTGGAAAGGGACTTGCATTGGGCAGTGCATCTCATGCATTAGGTGTTGCAAAATCAACTGAATACGGAGAACTGGCATTATCCATGGCATCTGTTTCGATGACAATCAGTGCAATCATTGGCTCGTTAATTGGCCCGCTTCTCGTTTTGTTCGTATAGCGTGTAAGAATATTGTCACATATTGGCTAGGCGTCTGGACTCATTTGGAGTATGATGAAATAGGTACATAGTTTATGAAGCTTTTTTCACATATGAGGAGGTAGGGGTTTGAAAAACACATTAACATTTCAGTTAGGCGCCATAATTGTTGGAATCATGGTTGCGATGTTAGCGATTACTTCTTTCGCTACCTATAAAACAGCTTATGATAAATTATATGACGCGGCTGGAGTAGAAGCATATGGATGTGCGAACATCACGACAGGATTAATTGAACCCGGTGACATTATTAAAATTAAAAATGGTGATGCAAATACGATGGAAGCAGTGGGGAAGCAATTAAACTGGACGACTGCACATAAAGATATCTTTGAAACGCAATACATCACCGACTTAGAAGGTAATCTTCTTGCTATGGATGATAACTTAAAGGCAAGAGGAGTAGAACTAGGAGATGCTATTCCATTAGATGAAGATGCGATTTCTACATTATTAGAAACGAAGCATCCGACTTATTCGAAACCTTATGAATTTGCAGGAATAGAGCGCTTATCAGGCTATGCACCGATTTTTGAAAATCATGATTCATCAGGTGATGTGATTGCCATTAGTGTAATCGATTTTAATAATGCAATTGTATCAGAAAGAACTTGGGAAGTTGTTCGAAATGGGCTGTTAATTAGTTTAATTCCTATGGTGATCGCAGCGAGTATTACGATTTACTTAATTAGACGTAAAACAAGTCAAATTTCTTCGCTCATTAACCATGCAAGAGAAATTGCAGATGGAAATCTAGCGATTGAAGATACTGTTGTGAATAGTCGAGATGAAATTGGCGATTTAGCGCGTACGTTAAATATGATGACGGCTAATTTGCGTACGATTATCGGAACGATGAAATCAACGGCAGTTCAATTGTCAAAGAATTCATCGGAAACGGCAATGTCTTTAAATGAAATGCACGATGCACTTCAGCAAGTTGCTGGTAATATGAGCGACGTCACAATTTCAATTTCAAATGGAACTGCGAATGCTGAACATGCTTCAACAATTCTAGGGACATTGGCAGATAATATTCAAGCTTCTAAAGTGACGGCGGATGGGTCTGTAGAAAATTCTAAAGCAACGATGCAAGTAGCAGAAGAAGGTCAACAAAGAGCAAATGAAATTAACGAAGATATGGAAAAAATACGTCTTGCATCGGTTGACTCTGGAAATACGATTCAAAATCTGATCGAGTCTACAAAAAAAATCCAAGACATTACGAGTACAATCGCTGGCATTGCTGCACAAACAAACTTATTGGCATTGAATGCATCGATTGAGGCAGCACGAGCGGGAGAACATGGTCAAGGGTTTGCGGTAGTTGCTGAAGAAGTTAGAAATCTCGCTGAACAATCAAATAGCGAAGTACTTGAGGTTGAAAAACTAGTTGCTGATATTACATCACACATACAACAAGTTGTATCGTCAACAGAAGAAAGTACAGCGCTTATTGAATCAGGTACGCATACGGTTCGTTTAACTGCTGAATCGCTCAGTCAAGTTGCTCAGGCAGTTTCTGAAACTGTAGATGAAATCAGTTCAATCTCTGCTTCGACAACAATAGAAGCAGAAAGTTCGGAACAAGTTGTTCAGTTGATTACAGAATTGACACGTGAAATTCATACCATTGAAGATATGTCGATGAATATTTCAGCAGCAACAGAAGAAACAACGGCCTCTATTGATGAAGTGACAAATCGTTCTATGGAAACAAATGATTTGGCGTTACAATTGGAGGAAGTTGTAAGCCGTTTCAAACTATAAATAGATTCAAATAAAAGAATAGGGTGTTTGAAAGAATAAGCCTTCCGTTATTGAGTGGAGGGCTTGTTTTTATTAAGGGATGCTAGCTCCAATCACCATGAGACATCTATATCTGAATTATTCATTTCATGTTATAATGTGAATGAATATTCAATCATCGGAATTAAGGGGGAATGGAAAATGGTCAAACAACAGCGAGTGGAACTAATTGATGGGTTTGATTTAGGAATTGAACATAGAACGGGGATCTATGTCATTAATGAACGCGATTTAACGATTGTTGAAACAGGTCCGAGTCCATCTGTTCAACATATTCGAGAAGGGTTAAAACAACTTGGACGTACTGTAGCTGATGTAAAGTATATTATTGTGACCCACATCCACTTAGATCATGCAGGCGGTGCAGGATTATTATTGAAGGAATGTCCAGATGCAACTGTCGTCGTTCATGCAAGAGGGGCACGTCATTTAGCACAACCTGAAAGACTTATTGCAGGTGCAAAAGCAGTGTATGGAGATAAGTTTGACGCATTATTTGATCCAATTTTGCCAATACCTGAAGAACGCCTTCTCATTAAAGGCGAAGGAGATACATTAACGATTGGGGAAGCATGTACTTTACAGTTTTGGGATACTCCGGGACATTCGAATCACCATCTTGCTATCTATGATCCAGTTAGTAATGGCATGTTTACGGGAGATACAGTCGGGATTCGCTATGAGCAACTTATTGAGGATGGTGTTCAACTTTTCCTTCCTTCTACCTCACCAAACCAATTTAACGCAGAGGCAATGCAACACGCCATTGACCGAATGCGGGCGATGAATCTTGATTATTTATATTTTGGACATTACGGATATACGACCAATGTCGAGGAAGCGTTGAACCAAGTGGAAGCATGGTTACCTATCTTTGTAAAAGAAGCAAATGCTGTCTATTCGGAAGGACAAGATCACCACGCATTAAGTGCTCGTTTATTCAAGAAAGTCCAAAATCATTTACAACAACAAAATATATCGAAAGACCACGCCGTTTTTGACATTATAAAGCTAGATATGGATGTCAGCTCGATGGGATTAATGGAATATGTCATGAAACAGCAAGCGGTTCGATGATTTTTAAAGTCATATAGATAGGGGGGATGAAGATTGACTTTAACAGTTGGGGACGTTCTGAAATTTGAACGAAAATTTACAAATGAAGATGTTGCCTTGTTTACAAACTTATCAGGAGATGAGGGGAACCATCATACGCATCCTGATGAACTTGGAAGAGTCGTTGTGCAAGGCTTACTAACGGCTACATTACCGACCAAAATAGGCGGAGATAATAACGTGCTTGCGCGAACGATGAACTTTGAATTTTTAAGACCAGTTTTCACGGGAGACACAATCGTTTGCGAAGTGACGATTGACGAGTTCGTGGAAAAGAAACCGAATAGAATGTCAATCTCTACTTCATTTTCCTGTACGAATCAAGAGGAGAAACTCGTTTTACAAGGTACTTTTTCAGGCGTCATACGATTGACTACTGCTGGATGAAGGGAATTGAAAGGAAACTACTACTTATAGAAGATATGGCGCTGTATACATTGTTTGTAAAACCGTCTACCTAATTAATCTTGGGTAGACGGTTGTTTATATGGGAAAATTTAAAATTTCACTGTAGGTAATCCTAAGGGGGGAGTGTGAAAAGTTCCGTATTGAATATAGTTTGCCGATTGAAAAGTTCTATTTGCCTTCCTATTTACTTATATTAGAACAATGGTAGTGGAAAGGAAGAGAACTTTCATGTTAATCGACGGCGTATTTTCCGGTGGAGGATTAAAAGGATTTGCGTTAGTTGGCGCATACAGTATGTTGGAGGAGAAAGGGTATCGTTTTCAGCGAGTTGCGGGAACAAGTGCCGGCGCAATTCTTGCAAGTTTTATCGCTGCAGGATATACAGCAAAAGAAATAGAAAAATTATTAGATGAACTTGATCCAATTACCTTACTCGATCCACGAAATACAATACTGCCTATACCTTTTATGAAATGGATACGACTTTATTGGCGACTTGGACTATATCAAGGAAAGGCGTTAGAAAAATGGTTCTTTGAAAAACTGGCCAACAGGGGTGTCTATTCATTTGCGGATTTACCTACTGGAGCATTAAAGCTAGTCGCATCCGACTTAACGAATGGCAAAATGTTAGTTCTTCCGGATGATTTAGAAAGTTATGGTGTATCGCCAGAAAGTTTTCCAGTTGCACGCGCTTTACGAATGAGTTGCGGCATTCCTTTTTTCTTTGAACCGGTAAAAATGAATGTTGGTACTGGTGACACGATTATTGTGGATGGCGGCGTGTTGAGTAATTTTCCAATGTGGCTATTTGATGACGGTACTGGAAAAAGAGAGCGCCCGCTCATTGGACTAAAATTAAGTAGAAGCAAAGAAGAAGTAGGCGGACATGAAATATCGAATGCTTTACATTTATTTGAGGCGTTATTTTCTACGATGAAAAATGCCCATGATGAACGATATATTTCCCGTGAACACGAGAAGGATGTTGTTTTCATACCCGTTGACGGTTTTAGTGCAACCCAATTTGATTTAGAAGATGAAACGAAAGCGGAACTAATGAAAATCGGAAGAGAACGAACATTACAGTTTTTGAGATTTTGGTAGTTTTTGTAACTTAGGCATCATCTTTATCCGACGTAAGATGATGCTTTTCTTTTGATTCGGTTTGAACGCCAAGACAATATGAAAGGATGAGAATTTGAAGCGTGTACTATGCATTTACGGAGCTACTATTTTTGTCGGTGTCCTCCTTGGCATATTGGTCACGTATTTAATGATTAATTGAAACATTCAATCGGACAGGTGTTAACTAGGAGGCGAATGATT
This window of the Sporosarcina ureilytica genome carries:
- a CDS encoding YhfH family protein, with translation MKNTEMIRMSQEKECPECGERYIEKIESVVYECERCIGRHEE
- a CDS encoding malate synthase G; protein product: MENYVQVNDLKVSEILYNFINDEALPNSGIEQADFWVRFSEIIHELTPENKQLLLARETFQKQINNWHKNNQGTIELKQYKDFLEEIGYLESKVEDFKVSTSNVDHEIAHQAGPQLVVPVNNARYALNAANARWGSLYDALYGTDVIPSDNGQETGKQYNPVRGNAVISYAKRFLDNTIPFKDTKHQQIQNYLIENGTVYAHTEDGQTTSLEDPSQFKGFRGLSTNPTALLFINNGLHLEIQINRNHPIGKTDPAGVKDVYLEAALSTIMDCEDSVAAVDAEDKVEVYRNLLGLMKGDLTSSFEKDGQTMTRSLNPDRLYRTPSEEKLELRGRSLIFIRNVGHLMTNPAVLDKHNEEVYEGLLDGVITSLLALHNLDEENTFKNSQHDSIYIVKPKMHGSKEAAFANKLFNRIEDMLGLERHTIKIGLMDEERRTSLNLKACIREVKERIAFINTGFLDRTGDEIHTSMEAGVMIRKNDMKKTTWLKAYEQSNVGVGIDCGLPGHAQIGKGMWAMPDKMAQMLEEKINHPQAGANTAWVPSPTAATLHALHYHQVNVQQVQKKITHSEDIQDAILELPLENNPNWSPEEIQEELDNNAQGILGYVVRWIDQGVGCSKVPDINDIGLMEDRATLRISSQHIVNWLYHGICTEDQVRETMKRMAVVVDEQNKEDALYRPMAPNFDDSIAFQAACELVFEGLNQPNGYTEPILHKRRLEAKDKIHSVLNK
- a CDS encoding CidA/LrgA family holin-like protein — translated: MKKILDVPLKKILLIIIQIAGLYLLSALGEFISNILSLSIPGSIIGLLILLIGLYFRIIPESFIKEGAGLLLVILPLFFIPATVGIVQHPEFLSMKGLILILIVMVSTFLTMIVAGRMSEWYEKKNVRGES
- a CDS encoding LrgB family protein produces the protein MQSLLTPFTAISTTVGLFLVMRRVYRRYPFAFFHPMLTTTTLICIGLIIFGIPYADYMKGGKWIEQFLGPCVVALAYPLYNQRKIMMQYKNAILLGISTGLITAMGSIIFFAKLFKVEEEIIYTVIPKSITTPVAIQISETMGGIPSLTAIFVMIAGFSGIIVGPYVMKYTGIESRLGKGLALGSASHALGVAKSTEYGELALSMASVSMTISAIIGSLIGPLLVLFV
- a CDS encoding methyl-accepting chemotaxis protein — translated: MKNTLTFQLGAIIVGIMVAMLAITSFATYKTAYDKLYDAAGVEAYGCANITTGLIEPGDIIKIKNGDANTMEAVGKQLNWTTAHKDIFETQYITDLEGNLLAMDDNLKARGVELGDAIPLDEDAISTLLETKHPTYSKPYEFAGIERLSGYAPIFENHDSSGDVIAISVIDFNNAIVSERTWEVVRNGLLISLIPMVIAASITIYLIRRKTSQISSLINHAREIADGNLAIEDTVVNSRDEIGDLARTLNMMTANLRTIIGTMKSTAVQLSKNSSETAMSLNEMHDALQQVAGNMSDVTISISNGTANAEHASTILGTLADNIQASKVTADGSVENSKATMQVAEEGQQRANEINEDMEKIRLASVDSGNTIQNLIESTKKIQDITSTIAGIAAQTNLLALNASIEAARAGEHGQGFAVVAEEVRNLAEQSNSEVLEVEKLVADITSHIQQVVSSTEESTALIESGTHTVRLTAESLSQVAQAVSETVDEISSISASTTIEAESSEQVVQLITELTREIHTIEDMSMNISAATEETTASIDEVTNRSMETNDLALQLEEVVSRFKL
- a CDS encoding MBL fold metallo-hydrolase; translated protein: MVKQQRVELIDGFDLGIEHRTGIYVINERDLTIVETGPSPSVQHIREGLKQLGRTVADVKYIIVTHIHLDHAGGAGLLLKECPDATVVVHARGARHLAQPERLIAGAKAVYGDKFDALFDPILPIPEERLLIKGEGDTLTIGEACTLQFWDTPGHSNHHLAIYDPVSNGMFTGDTVGIRYEQLIEDGVQLFLPSTSPNQFNAEAMQHAIDRMRAMNLDYLYFGHYGYTTNVEEALNQVEAWLPIFVKEANAVYSEGQDHHALSARLFKKVQNHLQQQNISKDHAVFDIIKLDMDVSSMGLMEYVMKQQAVR
- a CDS encoding FAS1-like dehydratase domain-containing protein, with the protein product MTLTVGDVLKFERKFTNEDVALFTNLSGDEGNHHTHPDELGRVVVQGLLTATLPTKIGGDNNVLARTMNFEFLRPVFTGDTIVCEVTIDEFVEKKPNRMSISTSFSCTNQEEKLVLQGTFSGVIRLTTAG
- a CDS encoding patatin-like phospholipase family protein, which gives rise to MLIDGVFSGGGLKGFALVGAYSMLEEKGYRFQRVAGTSAGAILASFIAAGYTAKEIEKLLDELDPITLLDPRNTILPIPFMKWIRLYWRLGLYQGKALEKWFFEKLANRGVYSFADLPTGALKLVASDLTNGKMLVLPDDLESYGVSPESFPVARALRMSCGIPFFFEPVKMNVGTGDTIIVDGGVLSNFPMWLFDDGTGKRERPLIGLKLSRSKEEVGGHEISNALHLFEALFSTMKNAHDERYISREHEKDVVFIPVDGFSATQFDLEDETKAELMKIGRERTLQFLRFW